The genomic interval GGTGCGGCCGTAATCCATCATTTCGGCCACCGTGCGGCCATCGCGGGCGCCTTCCAGAATCGCCGCGCTGATATAGGCCACGGCTTCCGGGTAGTTGAGCTTCACGCCGCGCGCCTTGCGCCGTTCGGCCAGCAGCGCGGCGGTAAACAGCAGCAGCTTGTCTTTCTCGCGTGGGGTCAGTTCCATGCGGTCTCCCTTTTTCGTTTGAAACTCAGGTCGCCCAGATGCG from Immundisolibacter sp. carries:
- the ureA gene encoding urease subunit gamma — protein: MELTPREKDKLLLFTAALLAERRKARGVKLNYPEAVAYISAAILEGARDGRTVAEMMDYGRTLLTRDDVMEGVPEMIPDVQVEATFPDGTKLVTVHEPIV